A genomic segment from Montipora foliosa isolate CH-2021 chromosome 9, ASM3666993v2, whole genome shotgun sequence encodes:
- the LOC137970129 gene encoding uncharacterized protein isoform X1 encodes MLRSSFVEETANPWSPSSAYIQVGSLQNILSFAEKSGHLDRRTIKTEEIMGTVDKISPSVALIRLLREITRLGKALDKVNIEIQSHLKEAETKDITHVDVMGQRCQQIDNISSQLSVIIEKKDELLSRLQQPLVGEFLEIDAAHHKNTAEVFPMIASNLASFPTLLENIAWIRKFSLADGQLLGVLSSIESMFAEIQSFYQALCQSRSLMSCLQEENDKQKDTL; translated from the exons ATGCTTCGTTCATCTTTTGTGGAAGAGACAGCAAACCCATGGTCGCCATCGTCTGCATATATTCAAGTTGGATCGttgcaaaatattttatcttttgcagaaaaatctGGGCATCTTGACAGG AGGACTATTAAGACTGAAGAAATCATGGGAACAGTAGATAAAATCTCACCTTCAGTTGCACTGATTAGATTGCTTAGAGAAATTACAAGACTTGGTAAAGCTTTGGACAAG GTTAATATTGAAATTCAATCTCATTTGAAAGAAGCTGAAACTAAAGACATCACTCATGTGGATGTAATGG gaCAAAGATGCCAGCAGATAGATAACATTTCTAGCCAGTTGTCAGTCATCATTGAGAAAAAGGATGAACTCCTCTCTAGGTTGCAACAACCCCTTGTAGGTGAATTCTTGGAAATAGATGCAGCTCATCACAA GAACACAGCAGAGGTTTTTCCCATGATTGCATCAAATCTTGCTAGTTTTCCAACATTGCTAGAAAATATTGCATGGATACGAAAATTCTCTTTGGCAGATGGCCAACTG CTTGGAGTCCTGTCCTCAATTGAATCCATGTTTGCTGAGATTCAGAGCTTCTACCAGGCTTTGTGCCAGAGTAGAAGCCTCATGTCATGCCTTCAAGAGGAGAATGACAAACAAAAGGATACCCTGTAA
- the LOC137970129 gene encoding uncharacterized protein isoform X2: MQCKNRTIKTEEIMGTVDKISPSVALIRLLREITRLGKALDKVNIEIQSHLKEAETKDITHVDVMGQRCQQIDNISSQLSVIIEKKDELLSRLQQPLVGEFLEIDAAHHKNTAEVFPMIASNLASFPTLLENIAWIRKFSLADGQLLGVLSSIESMFAEIQSFYQALCQSRSLMSCLQEENDKQKDTL, from the exons ATGCAATGCAAAAAT AGGACTATTAAGACTGAAGAAATCATGGGAACAGTAGATAAAATCTCACCTTCAGTTGCACTGATTAGATTGCTTAGAGAAATTACAAGACTTGGTAAAGCTTTGGACAAG GTTAATATTGAAATTCAATCTCATTTGAAAGAAGCTGAAACTAAAGACATCACTCATGTGGATGTAATGG gaCAAAGATGCCAGCAGATAGATAACATTTCTAGCCAGTTGTCAGTCATCATTGAGAAAAAGGATGAACTCCTCTCTAGGTTGCAACAACCCCTTGTAGGTGAATTCTTGGAAATAGATGCAGCTCATCACAA GAACACAGCAGAGGTTTTTCCCATGATTGCATCAAATCTTGCTAGTTTTCCAACATTGCTAGAAAATATTGCATGGATACGAAAATTCTCTTTGGCAGATGGCCAACTG CTTGGAGTCCTGTCCTCAATTGAATCCATGTTTGCTGAGATTCAGAGCTTCTACCAGGCTTTGTGCCAGAGTAGAAGCCTCATGTCATGCCTTCAAGAGGAGAATGACAAACAAAAGGATACCCTGTAA
- the LOC137970045 gene encoding uncharacterized protein, whose amino-acid sequence MAGKLRRLKILNKPGLPRPQLSEMDDKKAHSIEFAFSLPSELWLAIFKKFHPVYDDLFLLSVVCKSWRSLIITKPDPSLWENIAVRNVRNCCLKNTLLLRFKAILKRFGSHLKLIRLHKCHELFTEILLLHASSLSVLCTLEITGMSWSKKLLRELRCRTSLKNVFIEASSVISDGLFNVDDLAFIVESFPQVKNLSLQFTLFNSNSVAAVKDIVSSKYSNHISCLLLERVRMEASDLRDIVKQSGRLKTFGYGNDQVHRLLSIQQLQLNSSSLVEMELFQIRNFAEFYFVFPNLKSLILNGCTSVWELNINAPALRTLHLVLCVEVRNLNKVFANSLRELRLRRCNALIPDELVSLLVRNPDIKTLELEVYWTSLRIDHHSAPSLENINIFDNGERLMVVDIQCPKLQHVHIKKSMTRSTILKTVSISSSDMKRIVLNDVPYLRKLVIDANTVQYLEVHFERRLNHVKPFEFTWLNFRGRMGPVMINHLILKHCNLKALVFSRCYIQHVSMEYCNLDCLIGNIIFQCGNVKSLTLQNCYGPCQLNLSSDYLKEVHLVSCTSLLMDHINLACPSLEVLNVSGLSSLPSQEEVNSIASNVREFSPFLGTVQYSH is encoded by the coding sequence ATGGCTGGAAAACTAAGAAGGTTGAAAATCTTAAATAAGCCAGGGCTACCTCGACCTCAGCTGAGCGAGATGGATGATAAAAAAGCACATAGCATTGAGTTTGCTTTCAGTTTGCCATCAGAACTGTGGTTGGCCATTTTTAAGAAATTTCATCCAGTCTACGATGATCTCTTTTTGCTCAGCGTAGTATGCAAGAGTTGGCGTAGTCTTATAATCACGAAACCAGATCCCAGTTTATGGGAGAACATCGCTGTCAGAAATGTCAGAAACTGTTGTCTCAAAAACACTTTGTTGCTCAGATTCAAAGCTATCCTGAAGAGATTTGGTAGTCATTTAAAGCTTATTCGACTACACAAATGCCATGAGCTTTTCACTGAGATTCTTCTTCTTCATGCTTCTTCTCTTTCCGTTTTGTGTACTCTTGAGATAACAGGAATGTCTTGGTCAAAGAAACTTCTTCGAGAGCTTAGGTGCCGAACGTCTTTAAAGAATGTCTTTATAGAGGCTTCATCTGTCATCTCAGATGGACTTTTTAATGTAGATGATTTGGCCTTTATTGTTGAGAGTTTCCCTCAAGTGAAAAACCTTAGTTTACAATTCACATTGTTTAATTCAAATTCAGTTGCTGCAGTGAAAGATATTGTTTCTTCCAAATACAGCAACCATATAAGTTGCCTACTTCTAGAAAGGGTAAGAATGGAGGCTTCAGATCTCAGAGACATTGTGAAACAATCTGGAAGACTGAAAACATTTGGCTACGGTAATGATCAAGTTCATCGTTTGCTATCCATTCAACAGCTTCAATTGAATTCCAGTTCACTGGTAGAAATGGAGCTATTTCAGATCAGAAACTTTGCTGAGTTCTATTTCGTGTTCCCCAATCTGAAGAGCCTGATCTTAAATGGGTGCACTTCAGTCTGGGAACTGAACATTAACGCACCAGCGTTAAGGACTCTTCATCTAGTGCTCTGTGTTGAGGTCCGTAATCTCAACAAAGTTTTTGCAAATTCCCTTCGGGAATTAAGACTTAGAAGATGTAATGCTCTTATCCCAGATGAACTGGTCAGTCTTTTGGTTAGAAACCCAGATATCAAGACACTTGAACTTGAGGTTTACTGGACTAGTTTAAGGATAGACCATCATTCAGCCCCTTCACTGGAAAATATCAATATATTTGATAATGGCGAACGTCTGATGGTAGTAGACATTCAGTGTCCCAAACTGCAGCATGTGCACATCAAAAAGTCCATGACAAGGTCAACTATTTTGAAAACTGTATCAATATCATCAAGTGATATGAAGAGGATTGTTCTTAATGATGTACCTTACTTGCGTAAACTTGTTATTGATGCTAACACTGTCCAGTATCTGGAGGTGCACTTTGAAAGGAGGTTGAATCATGTCAAACCATTTGAATTCACTTGGCTTAATTTTAGAGGCAGAATGGGCCCTGTGATGATCAACCATCTCATTTTGAAGCATTGTAATTTAAAAGCTTTGGTGTTTTCGAGATGTTACATTCAGCATGTATCCATGGAATACTGCAATCTCGACTGTCTAATTGGCAACATTATTTTTCAGTGTGGTAATGTAAAGTCTCTCACCTTGCAGAATTGTTATGGGCCTTGCCAGCTCAATTTAAGCAGTGACTACCTGAAAGAAGTCCATCTTGTCTCCTGTACGTCTTTGCTGATGGATCACATCAATTTGGCTTGTCCATCTCTTGAAGTGCTAAATGTTTCAGGATTGTCATCTTTGCCCAGTCAAGAGGAAGTAAATTCCATTGCCAGTAATGTCAGAGAATTCTCTCCATTTCTTGGAACTGTACAGTACTCGCATTAG